The genomic interval CTGGGGCGCGCCTTGTCGCACGGCTGGGACGGAGCCCGTCCGTCCGTTTCTGCCTAGAGTTCAGACCCACGGACGAGCGGCACGTTGTAAACGTACCGCCCGCGTGTCGTCGCGCTTAGCCTTCGGCCAGCGCACGCTTCTGCATGTAGGACTGGTCAGACAGCTTCGACCACTCCAGGGCGATCTTCCGGAAGGCGGAATAGCTGTCATAGACCTTCTTGGTGATCGCATCGGCGTTCGCCGCGTCAGCCAGTACGTCTTTCGCGGCCTTGCTGGCCTGGACGAAGACCTCGTCGGGCATCTCGTGCAGGTTGACGCCGTGCTCGTTGACGAGCGTGTTCAGCGCCTGGGCGTTCTTGGCGTTGAACTCGGCGAGGTCGATGTTGTTTTCCGCCACGGCGCACGCCTGCAGTGCCGCCTTGTCCGCGTCCGACATGCTTTCGTAAAGCTGGCGGTTCACGCCAAGGCCGAGCGCCGCGCCCGGTTCGTGGAAGCCCGGATAGTAGTAGTTCTTCACCACCTTGTAGAAGCCGAAGGCCAGATCGTTATAGGGGCCGACCCATTCGGTCGCGTCGATCGTGCCGGACTGCAGGGCTGGCAGGATTTCCGCTCCGGCCAGGGTCACCGGCGAGCCGCCCAGGGCGCGGATCACGTCGCCACCAAGGCCCGGAATGCGCATCTTCAGGCCCTTGAAGTCCTCGGCCGAGGTGATCTCCTTGTTGAACCAACCTGCCATCTGCGAGCCGGTGTTGCCGCAAAGGAACGGCTTGACGTTGAAGTCGGCGGAAAGCTCGTCCCAGAGTTCCTGACCGCCGCCGTGATGGATCCAGGCATCCATCTCGTCCGGACGGAAACCGAACGGCACGGCCGCGAAGAACGAGAAGGCCGGGGTCTTGCCCTGGTAGTAGTATTCGGCGGAGTGGTACATATCCGCCGTGCCCTCCTGGACGGCGTCCAGACCCTTGAGCGCCGGCACAAGTTCGCCGCCGCCATAGATGCGAATCTTGTAGCGGCCTTCCGTGGCGGCCTCGAAGCGCCGGGCAAAGCGTTCGGGCGCGGTGCCAAGACCGGGGAAACCCTTCGGCCAAGCCATCACGAGCTTGAGTTCCTTGACGCCCTGGGCGATAGCGGGCGCGGCAACCGCGGAGGCGGCGGTCGCGCCGGCGGCGACGCCGGTAGTCTTCAGAAACGAACGACGATCCATCAAAGCTCTCCTAAGTTCCTCCACACACAGTTCGGCCGCGTGGGCCTTTTGCAGGCTGGCCTTTACGCGGCCGGGGCCAGAAGGTCCTGGAAGTCGGACAGAGAGTTAATGACAGCTAAGGGCTTGGCAGGCAAGTGCTCGGGGGGCTGGGAGAACCGGTTCAGGTGGCAGACGGCCAGGCCAAAGTGGGCGGCTCCAGCGACGTCCCAGCCGTTGGCCGATACGAAACCGATCTGCTCGCGTGGCAGGTCGAAGGCGTCGACGGCGAGCTGATAGGTTCGCGGATCGGGTTTGTAGATGCCCACCGTATCGACGGAAATGACATGGTCGAGCAGGTCTGGAAAACCAGCGTGTGCCACCGCCTGCTGCAGCATATCTGGCGCCCCATTGGACAGGATCGCCGTGGCGATGCCGCGCTCGCGCAGCGCGGAAAGAGCGGACGCGGCGTCGTCATAGGTGTCGAGGTCGCGGTAGAGCGCCAAGAGCTTGTCGCGTAGCTCGGGAGTGGCGATACCGTGCGCCTCCAGCGCGTAGTCCAGCGCATCGCACGTGACCTGCCAGAAGTTCGCGTAGTCGCGCATCAGGCTGCGCAGCCAGGTGTATTGAAGCTGCTTTTGGCGCCAAAGTTCCGAGACGAGCGCGGCGTTAGGCCCGATCTCGCCAGCGAGCCGGGCCATTGGCGCGTGCACGTCGAACAGTGTGCCGTACGCGTCAAAGGCGACGGCCCTGAGGCCGGAGAGAGATGGGGCGGGGTCGCTCATGCCGGGTCTGCTGCGCTGTTGATGCTGGCGGCATCATGCACGGTGCGCGCCGCGAGACGCAAGGCGCGAAGGCTTAGAACGGGCGGGCCGGACCAAGGGAGGCGGCAAACAGCACCACCCCCAGCATCATGACCACAAAGCCCCCGCCCAACGCCGCGACGGTCTGCACGCGCTCGGCCCACAAAGAGCCAGTCCCTCCGGCGCGCGCGGCCAGTTCCCGCGAGCCCACGGCAGCCGCCGCGAGCACGGAAACGGTGATCGCCGTGCCGAGCGACATGGCGAAGGTGGACAGAATGCCGGCCCAGAACAGGCCCTGTGTCAGCGCGAAGACCAAGACGACGATCGCCCCGGTGCAGGGCCGAACGCCGACCGCCAGCATGATCGCCGCTGCGCTGCGCCAGGACCATGTGCCTTGCAGCGTGCTTGGGTCGGGCATGTGGGCGTGGCCGCAGCATTCGTCGTCATGCGCGTGGTCGTGCCGGTCGGCGTGCGTGCGCCGCCGCAAGATGCGCCGTACCGCGGCGACGAGCATCACCGCGCCGACGACTGCAACCAGCGCATAGCTGAGCGTCTCCAACTCACCCACCCGCTCACGGATGCTGAGCCCTGCTGCGTTCAGGAGGATCGCCATCACGCCGACGAGGACGATGGCCGACAGCGCCTGCACGAACGACGAGCCGAAGGCCAGGATGATCCCGCGCCGCGCCGTGCGCTCGTTCGCAAGCGCGTAGGACGATATCACGGCCTTCCCGTGGCCTGGTCCGATCGCGTGAACCACGCCGTAGAAGAAACTGAGCAGGACGAGAGCCAAACCGGCGGAAAATGCGCGCTCCTCCTTCAGTGTACGCACGCCGCCGGCAAGTTCGCGATAGAGCTGTTGCTGTGTCTGCTGGATCCAGTTCCAGAAACGACCGAAAGGGCCGGGTTCGCTCCCCGGCGCGGGCGCGGCGCTCGGCGGCGTGCGCGTGCCGAACGGATTCTGCGCGCCGTCGGCCTGCGCGACAACGGTGGTGTCAAGAGACGCTGCCGTTTCGGAGGTGAACGCGCCAACAAGCAGTGTGATCAGCGCCAGGGCTGTCAGTGCCCATTTCGTCCACCCAGTCATGAAAGCACCCCCGTCTGCCTTCACCTGCGGATTGTCAGGCGGCGGGCGGATGGCCCACCCGCCGCGCGCGCTTTACTCGGTCCGCTCCTGTTGGCCCGGCCCATAGCCACGGCCCATGCCCCGACCCATGCCTTGGTGCATACCGCGCCGCATCATGCCGCGACCTCTCATGCCGCGACCATCATTGCGGCCCATGAACCGGTTCATGCGCTCGAACGGCGCCTGCAATTCCGACAGGGTCACCGTGGCATCGCCGTCATCATCGAAGAACTGAAAACGGTCCACCATCATCGGCCGCGTGTGTGCCGCATGCATTTCGGCGAATTCCTGCAGCGACAGATTGCCGTCGCCATCCGCGTCAAATTTTTGCACCTGCTGTTTCCAGAAGTTTGCGGCCTCTTCTTCCGAGACGCGGCCATCCTCATCGGCGTCGGCCATCTCCTTGAAACGCATGCGCGCGCCGGGCCCCATGCCGTGCATCATGCCCCAGCCGCGGCCCATCATGCCGGGCCACATTCCCTGGCCCATCATGCCGCGGCCCATCATTCCAGGGGTCATTCCGTGATGCATCATCATGCCACGTCCCATCATGCCGGGCCCCATGCCATAGCCCATTCCCCGGCCATAACTAGACTCCTCACCGTTCTCGTCCTGAGCGACGGCGAGGCCGCCAAGACCCGCCAGTCCGATGGTCGCAACGGCAAGTGCGGCGATTAAGCTTTTCCCGTACATTCTTGTCCTCCATTTTCGAGGTTTTTTCAGGCGCCCCACATCCAACCCCCTCGGGATGCACGCAAGACACTGGTGTCAAAACGATGGGAGGCAGTTGGCCGTTCCTTAACTTTTCTCGGTGGCGCCGCCGCACGGCTCCGCTACCACTTGCATTTCGCGGCTATGATGCCGGCTTGCAACGCAGCGCGACGTCCTGGGCGAATTGCGCGCCCCAGTCTTGCGCCGGGTCAAGCGAATCGAAGAACGCTTCGCCAAGAGTCTGCGTTGTGGTCGATGCTGCCGGAGCCTCGCCGATCTCGGTGGTGCAGCCCGCTGGGACGTTGCCCGCGAGTGTGACCGGTTGCTCGTCCGCGAGGCTGAAGGACACGAAAAAGGTCGGGTCGTACACAGAGAAGCTGAACTGGCCGGCCTTTTCCGGCGGCACCGGCTCGGCCAGCGGCAGTGTGAAGTGCAGCGTCAGCAGTGTGCCGTCATAGACGAGGTCGTAGTCGACCGGATCGTTCCGCAACAGCTTCTGCTCGCCCAGTTCGGCAAAGGTGAAGTAGTCGAAATCGCCCAGGCTCTCGATGTTCGTGCGGGCCAGAGGTTCAAGCTCCGCCGCGCTGTATTCGCCGTCGCCGTTTGCATCCATGCCTTGCAGAGCGAAGGCGGTATAATACTCATCGAAGACCCATTTGTGCCGGAAGCCAGTGATCGCGCCGGCGTCGTTGAACACCACCTTGGTCTCGACTGTCACCCAGACATGCGGATGGGCCTGCCCCGGCACAGGCGCCAGCAGCACGGCCATGGCCGCGAATGAAGCCAGATATCGCCAGATCGTCATCTCTCGCACTCCTCGCTGAATCCGATAACTGGCCTGACATTTTGTCGAGATTGGGTCCGGGCTTACGACGCCTTGGCGCCTCTCCGGCTGCGCCAGTAAACCCACGCGGCGACCAGCAGGGCGAGCAGGAACGGCACCGCCAAGATGACGAGGGCGTGCTCGTTGACGAAAGCCTGCAACCCGCTGATCCGCTGACCGAGCACATAGGCACCGCCGCCCCAGACCAGCGCCCACAGCCCGCTGCCCAGCAGATTGGCGATCAGAAAAGCGGGCCAGGACATGTCCGCTGCGCCGGCCGCGACACCTTTCATTTGGCGCAGGAACGGGAAGAACTGGGCGAAGAACACCAGCTTCATGCCGTTGCCACGCAGGCGTCTCTGCGTTTCCTCGATCCTGGCGGGAGTGATCCGCAGACGGTGGCCGTATCGCTTGAGCGCGGGCAAGCCGCCATAGCGCCCGATGACATAGGCGATGATGCCGCCCGCCGCGCCGCCGAGCCAGCCCGCGAGAATGACGTGCCAGACCCAGAAGGACTGCGACGTCGACAGCAACGCCGCGACGACCAGAAGCGTTTCCGCCGGTGTCGGCCCGCCGATCTTTTCCAGGAGCACGCTGGCGAACACCGTGAACGCGCCATACTGATACAGGAACGGCTCGATCGAGCTCAGATCGGCGGAGATCAACGCCAGTTATCCTTCATACACGCCGGGCGGTGCGCGCGCCGCTCGGCCGGCCTCTTTCGCTTGTGAAATTAGGATGTGACGCGGCGCAGAAAACCCATACGCGCAGGGAATTGCAATCCCGTTGTTCAGCGCGCCTGCTTTTTGGTCATTTTGCGCCCCTCCGCGTTGTACGCAAGAAAAGCTGCCGCTACCGCAACCTCCAAAGGCCATGGTTGGGGCATACAGCCCTCAAACACTTTCTCCTGGGCACGGCCTGCTGGTGCGGCTTTGGAAAGCCTCCATTCCAGTCCTTGATAGACCAGGTTTATCGACGCGGCTCTGGCTCACATCAAGTCTTGTCGTGGCCACAATTCCGGTTAGGTTTTGCGCGAAAAATTAAATTGCAGTGTTTATTGCAGCGACGGGCGGGGTGATGGCGTATCAAGAAGGATCGGGGCAAGACAAGGCGGCAGCGCCATTTTCGGGAGAGCGTGAGCACGCGGAGCTTTTTGCGGAGCGGCAGCGAATTGAAGGCCTCAAGCGCGAGGCCGGGGAGCTGCCGAGCTGGGATCTGACGGCGCGCCAGATCTGCGATCTCGAACTGCTGATGAATGGCGGCTTTGCGCCGCTGGACGGCTTCCTGCGCGAGGCTGATTATCACAGCGTCTGTGACACCATGCGGCTGGAGAGCGGCGCGCTCTGGCCGATGCCGGTGACGCTCGATGTGAGCGCCGAGTTCGCCGATCGCGCCCGCGCCGCCGGGCGGATCGCGTTGCGGGACGCCGAGGGCGTGCTTCTCGCGCTGATGGATGTCGAGTCGGTCTGGCGCCCCGACAAGACGCGCGAGGCGCAGGCGGTGTTTGGCACCACCGATGTCGCTCATCCCGGCGTGCGCTACCTGTTCGACACAGCGGGCGAGGTTTATCTCGGCGGGCGGGTGATCGGCATCCAGCCGCCGGTGCATTATGACTTCCACCATCTGCGCGCCGATCGCGCCTTATGCATCCACCCGGCGCAAGGTGCGCGACCTGATCGAGCCGCTCGGCGGGTTCCTGGAGGTGCATGTGGCAACGCCGCTGGAGGAATGCGAGAAGCGCGATCGCAAGGGGCTCTACAAGCTGGCGCGCCAAGGCAAGATCACCGGTTTTACCGGCATTGATGATCCATATGAGGCGCCGGAAGCGCCCGAGGCCGTGATCGATACGCTGGAGCTGTCGCCAGATGAGGCGGCGCATATGCTTTTACTGAAACTGGAGGCAATGGGGCTGATCCGGAATTAGCAATGCCGTGCCTCAGGCGACCGCGCTCTCGTCACCCGGGTCACGGAGCACGTAGCCGCGGCCCCACACCGTCTCGATGTAGTGCTTGCCGCCCGTCGCCGCCGCGAGCTTCTTGCGCAGTTTGCAGGTGAACACGTCGATGATCTTCACCTCCGGCTCGTCGATGCCGCCATAAAGGTGGTTCAGGAACATCTCCTTGGTCAGCGTCGTACCCTTGCGCAGGCTGAGCAGCTCCAGCATCTGGTATTCCTTGCCGGTCAGCGGGACGCGTTTGCCATTCACCTCGACCGTCTTGGTTTCCAGGTTGACCGTCAGTTCGCCGGTCTTGATCACGGACTCGGCGTGACCCTTCGAGCGACGGACCACAGCGTTAATGCGTGCAATTAGCTCGTCTTTGTGAAACGGCTTGGTCATATAGTCGTCGGCGCCGAACCCGAGGCCCTTCACCTTGTCCTCAATGCCGTCCATGCCGGAAAGGATAAGAATCGGGGTCTTGTTCTTGCTGTTGCGCAGTTTCCGAAGGACGTCGTAGCCACTCATATCCGGAAGGCCGAGGTCCAGCAAAATGATATCGTAGTCATAAATCTTGACGAAATCGAGCCCTTCCTCGCCGGTTTCTACCGTGTCCGAGCTCAATCCTTCGGAGATCAGCATTAGCTCGATCGTTTGCGCCA from Dichotomicrobium thermohalophilum carries:
- a CDS encoding TRAP transporter substrate-binding protein, giving the protein MDRRSFLKTTGVAAGATAASAVAAPAIAQGVKELKLVMAWPKGFPGLGTAPERFARRFEAATEGRYKIRIYGGGELVPALKGLDAVQEGTADMYHSAEYYYQGKTPAFSFFAAVPFGFRPDEMDAWIHHGGGQELWDELSADFNVKPFLCGNTGSQMAGWFNKEITSAEDFKGLKMRIPGLGGDVIRALGGSPVTLAGAEILPALQSGTIDATEWVGPYNDLAFGFYKVVKNYYYPGFHEPGAALGLGVNRQLYESMSDADKAALQACAVAENNIDLAEFNAKNAQALNTLVNEHGVNLHEMPDEVFVQASKAAKDVLADAANADAITKKVYDSYSAFRKIALEWSKLSDQSYMQKRALAEG
- a CDS encoding haloacid dehalogenase type II, with product MSDPAPSLSGLRAVAFDAYGTLFDVHAPMARLAGEIGPNAALVSELWRQKQLQYTWLRSLMRDYANFWQVTCDALDYALEAHGIATPELRDKLLALYRDLDTYDDAASALSALRERGIATAILSNGAPDMLQQAVAHAGFPDLLDHVISVDTVGIYKPDPRTYQLAVDAFDLPREQIGFVSANGWDVAGAAHFGLAVCHLNRFSQPPEHLPAKPLAVINSLSDFQDLLAPAA
- a CDS encoding nickel/cobalt transporter; protein product: MTGWTKWALTALALITLLVGAFTSETAASLDTTVVAQADGAQNPFGTRTPPSAAPAPGSEPGPFGRFWNWIQQTQQQLYRELAGGVRTLKEERAFSAGLALVLLSFFYGVVHAIGPGHGKAVISSYALANERTARRGIILAFGSSFVQALSAIVLVGVMAILLNAAGLSIRERVGELETLSYALVAVVGAVMLVAAVRRILRRRTHADRHDHAHDDECCGHAHMPDPSTLQGTWSWRSAAAIMLAVGVRPCTGAIVVLVFALTQGLFWAGILSTFAMSLGTAITVSVLAAAAVGSRELAARAGGTGSLWAERVQTVAALGGGFVVMMLGVVLFAASLGPARPF
- a CDS encoding DUF1007 family protein — encoded protein: MTIWRYLASFAAMAVLLAPVPGQAHPHVWVTVETKVVFNDAGAITGFRHKWVFDEYYTAFALQGMDANGDGEYSAAELEPLARTNIESLGDFDYFTFAELGEQKLLRNDPVDYDLVYDGTLLTLHFTLPLAEPVPPEKAGQFSFSVYDPTFFVSFSLADEQPVTLAGNVPAGCTTEIGEAPAASTTTQTLGEAFFDSLDPAQDWGAQFAQDVALRCKPAS
- a CDS encoding DedA family protein codes for the protein MISADLSSIEPFLYQYGAFTVFASVLLEKIGGPTPAETLLVVAALLSTSQSFWVWHVILAGWLGGAAGGIIAYVIGRYGGLPALKRYGHRLRITPARIEETQRRLRGNGMKLVFFAQFFPFLRQMKGVAAGAADMSWPAFLIANLLGSGLWALVWGGGAYVLGQRISGLQAFVNEHALVILAVPFLLALLVAAWVYWRSRRGAKAS
- a CDS encoding adenylyl-sulfate kinase, with amino-acid sequence MTSTICAPIAPYASTRRKVRDLIEPLGGFLEVHVATPLEECEKRDRKGLYKLARQGKITGFTGIDDPYEAPEAPEAVIDTLELSPDEAAHMLLLKLEAMGLIRN
- the ctrA gene encoding response regulator transcription factor CtrA, producing the protein MRVLLIEDDKALAQTIELMLISEGLSSDTVETGEEGLDFVKIYDYDIILLDLGLPDMSGYDVLRKLRNSKNKTPILILSGMDGIEDKVKGLGFGADDYMTKPFHKDELIARINAVVRRSKGHAESVIKTGELTVNLETKTVEVNGKRVPLTGKEYQMLELLSLRKGTTLTKEMFLNHLYGGIDEPEVKIIDVFTCKLRKKLAAATGGKHYIETVWGRGYVLRDPGDESAVA